One genomic region from Nymphaea colorata isolate Beijing-Zhang1983 chromosome 12, ASM883128v2, whole genome shotgun sequence encodes:
- the LOC116265385 gene encoding upstream activation factor subunit spp27 → MSRVFGATRVAMMAVAAKGKGKAAGAAAAAGAAAAGGGAAALSEKPRSTGIFKVVPISPAMRRFLGVQESSRTDAVKRIWQYIKENNLQNPSNKREIRCDEKLKSIFEGKDTVNFLEVARLMGRHFVKTS, encoded by the exons atGTCGAGGGTTTTCGGAGCTACCAGGGTGGCGATGATGGCAGTGGCCGCAAAGGGTAAGGGCAAGGCTGCAGGGGCTGCAGCGGCTGCAGGGGCTGCAGCCGCTGGTGGTGGCGCCGCCGCTTTATCGGAGAAACCGAGGTCCACCGGCATTTTCAAGGTGGTTCCCATTTCCCCAGCTATGCGCAGGTTCTTGGGCGTCCAGGAGTCGTCTCGCACCGACGCCGTGAAGAGGATCTGGCAATACATCAAGGAGAACAACcttcag AATCCTTCAAACAAGAGGGAGATAAGATGTGATGAGAAGTTGAAGAGCATATTTGAGGGAAAGGATACTGTAAATTTCCTGGAGGTTGCTCGCCTGATGGGCCGCCATTTTGTCAAAACCAGCTGA